In Dysidea avara chromosome 3, odDysAvar1.4, whole genome shotgun sequence, a single window of DNA contains:
- the LOC136250212 gene encoding uncharacterized protein — MRSFILLSLIAAVYGIQIDTVSQLNISQYTGLWYQVYGDRFTQVLEDCYCATAKYGIADNSTLTMATSCHYGAANGTFRSKSGTVHRPDSKIQGKFTMKINGVVNPVEYWVIYLGPATFMDNLYQFSVITDEAQLQLAVLARNVTGFMINYAEKVRMQLQFQGFDKLINKPRVIYQGSDCKYAS; from the exons ATGAGAAGCTTTATCCTTTTGTCTTTGATTGCTGCGGTTTATGGCATCCAAATCGATACTGTGTCACAGTTGAACATTTCGCAGTACACTGGATTATGGTATCAG GTGTATGGGGACCGATTTACTCAGGTTTTAGAAGACTGTTACTGCGCAACCGCTAAAT ACGGCATAGCTGATAATTCAACTCTAACTATGGCGACTTCTTGCCATTATGGCGCTGCCAATGGCACGTTCAGGTCAAAATCTGGTACAGTACACAGACCAGATTCCAAAATTCAAGGAAAATTCACTATGAAAATAAATGGAGTGGTTAACCCAGTAGAAT ATTGGGTGATTTATTTGGGACCAGCTACTTTCATGGACAATCTCTACCAGTTCTCTGTGATTACTGATGAAGCACAGCTACAACTAGCAGTGCTGGCaagaaatgtgactggattcatgATCAACTATGCTGAGAAGGTACGGATGCAACTGCAGTTCCAAGGATTTGACAAGTTAATCAACAAACCAAGGGTAATCTACCAAGGAAGTGATTGTAAATACGCCTCATGA